The bacterium genome contains a region encoding:
- a CDS encoding AAA family ATPase — MAEQVDEQIEAIISARYQGRSGKDYWQGQVVDWDIGLCRIMAGLGIDADRIDQLIRLAPAWPDIANKWDGHPDDQGRTYGKRTILLATAASRGKQAQPDQQAKPVTPSRPQPASAAELMQRDIPPIQWIIPGLLPQGLTVLAGKPKVGKSWLSLHWGLGVAYGGKVLSSVDVPQADVLYLALEDSDRRLRERIGKLTCGSAVPSNLYYCTEWPCLPLAAIELTDWLTDH, encoded by the coding sequence ATGGCAGAGCAGGTTGATGAGCAAATTGAGGCAATAATCTCCGCGAGGTATCAAGGCAGATCTGGTAAGGATTACTGGCAAGGCCAAGTAGTCGATTGGGATATTGGCCTATGCCGTATTATGGCCGGACTGGGTATAGATGCTGACCGGATCGATCAGCTTATTAGGCTGGCTCCGGCATGGCCAGACATCGCCAACAAATGGGATGGCCACCCCGATGACCAGGGCCGGACATATGGTAAGCGGACCATATTGCTGGCCACAGCAGCAAGCAGAGGTAAGCAGGCTCAGCCAGACCAGCAAGCCAAACCAGTAACACCGAGCAGGCCACAACCAGCAAGTGCGGCAGAGTTGATGCAGCGGGATATACCGCCGATCCAGTGGATCATACCCGGATTGTTGCCACAGGGCCTTACCGTATTGGCGGGCAAACCCAAGGTGGGCAAGAGCTGGCTGTCCTTACATTGGGGGCTCGGTGTGGCCTACGGCGGCAAAGTGTTAAGCTCCGTAGATGTACCACAAGCCGACGTGCTCTACCTGGCGCTTGAGGACTCGGACCGGCGATTAAGGGAGAGGATCGGCAAGCTTACTTGTGGATCGGCGGTACCGAGCAACCTGTATTACTGTACGGAGTGGCCATGCTTGCCACTGGCAGCAATAGAGCTTACGGATTGGCTTACCGATCAC